One Ranitomeya variabilis isolate aRanVar5 chromosome 5, aRanVar5.hap1, whole genome shotgun sequence DNA window includes the following coding sequences:
- the LOC143775561 gene encoding MOB kinase activator 3A — translation MANPLKQVFNKDRTFRPKRKFEPGTQRFELHKKAQASLNAGLDLKLAVQLPHEEDQNDWVAVHVVDFFNRINLIYGTISDSCTEQSCPVMSGGPKYEYRWQDENRYRKPTALSAPKYMNLLMDWIEVQINNEGIFPTNVGTPFPKNFLQVVKKMLSRLFRVFVHVYIHHFDRIIQMGAEAHVNTCYKHFYYFVTEFNLIDTKELEPLKEMTLRMCH, via the coding sequence ATGGCAAATCCCCTAAAGCAAGTTTTTAATAAGGACAGAACATTTCGTCCTAAGCGAAAATTTGAGCCTGGCACTCAGCGATTTGAACTACATAAGAAAGCGCAAGCTTCCCTCAATGCAGGGCTGGACCTAAAGTTGGCTGTCCAGCTGCCACACGAGGAGGACCAGAATGACTGGGTGGCAGTTCATGTTGTGGATTTTTTCAATCGCATCAATCTGATCTATGGTACAATCAGCGACAGCTGCACCGAGCAATCATGTCCTGTTATGTCTGGAGGTCCTAAGTATGAGTACCGGTGGCAAGATGAAAATAGATATCGAAAGCCCACAGCACTTTCTGCCCCCAAATACATGAATTTATTAATGGATTGGATAGAAGTTCAGATAAACAATGAAGGCATTTTCCCTACAAATGTCGGTACCCCTTTTCCAAAGAATTTTCTGCAAGTTGTGAAGAAAATGTTGTCCAGGCTATTTCGAGTATTCGTCCATGTTTACATTCATCATTTTGACAGAATAATACAAATGGGAGCAGAGGCTCATGTAAATACCTGCTACAAGCATTTTTACTACTTTGTAACAGAATTTAATCTGATAGACACCAAGGAACTTGAGCCACTGAAAGAAATGACACTGAGGATGTGCCACTGA